Proteins from a single region of Chitinibacter bivalviorum:
- the bioH gene encoding pimeloyl-ACP methyl ester esterase BioH — translation MELMIETSGHGPDVVLLHGWAMNGTVWNAVARELENDFCVHKVDLPGHGGSAFDEATQGDLSLQHMVDAVNAAFPYPVQVVGWSLGGAVAAQWALQQREKVRSLTLVASSPCFMQRDDWQPAMAQKVLEQFAAALQTDWQGTLKRFISLQAMGDASAREVTRELLADLFKHGEPKLAHLAHGLNILRDTDLRGEIGQIDCPVLLQYGDRDTLTPLEAGMWLAKALPDAQFKLHYKAAHAPFLSHFADFVQTQREFLLNNQ, via the coding sequence ATGGAGTTAATGATTGAAACCAGCGGCCACGGCCCAGATGTTGTGCTGCTGCACGGCTGGGCGATGAATGGCACGGTGTGGAACGCCGTCGCGCGCGAGTTGGAAAACGATTTTTGCGTACATAAAGTTGATTTACCTGGCCACGGCGGCAGCGCATTTGACGAGGCGACGCAGGGCGATTTGTCCTTGCAACACATGGTCGATGCGGTGAACGCCGCTTTTCCCTATCCGGTGCAGGTCGTTGGTTGGTCGCTCGGCGGCGCGGTGGCGGCGCAATGGGCTTTGCAGCAGCGCGAAAAAGTTCGCTCCTTGACGCTGGTGGCCTCCAGCCCGTGTTTTATGCAGCGTGATGATTGGCAACCGGCGATGGCGCAAAAGGTGTTGGAGCAATTTGCTGCGGCGCTGCAAACCGATTGGCAAGGCACGCTCAAACGCTTTATCAGCCTGCAAGCGATGGGCGACGCCAGCGCGCGCGAGGTGACGCGGGAGTTGCTCGCCGATTTGTTCAAACACGGCGAGCCCAAATTGGCACACCTCGCGCATGGCCTCAATATCTTGCGCGACACCGATTTGCGCGGCGAGATTGGCCAGATTGATTGCCCCGTACTACTGCAATATGGCGATCGCGATACCTTGACGCCGCTGGAAGCCGGCATGTGGCTCGCCAAAGCCTTACCCGACGCGCAATTTAAGCTGCATTACAAAGCCG